Proteins encoded by one window of Crassostrea angulata isolate pt1a10 chromosome 9, ASM2561291v2, whole genome shotgun sequence:
- the LOC128164151 gene encoding E3 ubiquitin-protein ligase TRIM56-like produces MESLSSTIQDNFLMCTICLEVYKEPQTLPCLHTFCKECLHNFIKKSSSKDSSNCPICRRTFWTSRNEIKLNFCLQSLIDLLNVSSTSSQTFCSFCKLHDKNETAVSQCLTCLEYLCEICAKERHTFTSRTVNHKVVPLSEVLEGKYDRELQLIQKTHCTQHRGEKLKYYCVPCALPMCRDCIVIEHTGHEVKLMTDERKQRERLIKERLLSFKKHIETLNHNKSILSKRITALSGKEEIIKKQIEEICTDVVQKIYKTQAEKENEVSNFLKPARDQLVNSHMQCSEFCKEVEDCVAISENVLANGSDSELLSLSNEILRRMDELEIKNDPKYNQSPVVNIPDLQIVWKEPLITIVDRAYSCKEPTTKEISTQTSITRSNQGTQFDSIEDSLKKLSSTASGCKPKSVTKYEINLSESITIREGSDTVKPELSCVAWIDRENIAVVDRGNEKIKLFELNSKSIKSIYMPGAVTISISTLAIACRLADLRMKIFRLPFTEIKTDVGVQCLITASDGSSLMWMTKKNIFCFKDDTVSQVSIKNKDSNPKTLGAPRYAIQLSNGTYVVSDKGNDCVFFISNSGIIILEINHYPGSITHDDNTGLFISDFEKGTISIFDQTGKYMSKLKIGVWQKSPRSISILDDRLLVATQYKILLYKLTRK; encoded by the coding sequence ATGGAATCCCTATCAAGCACTATACAAGACAACTTCTTGATGTGTACAATTTGTTTAGAAGTCTATAAAGAACCCCAGACTCTTCCTTGCTTACACACCTTCTGCAAAGAATGTCTTCACAACTTTATAAAAAAGAGCAGTTCCAAGGATTCTAGCAACTGCCCTATATGCAGAAGAACGTTTTGGACGAGCCGAAATGAGATTAAGCtaaatttttgtttgcaaaGCTTGATCGATTTATTGAACGTTTCATCGACGTCATCTCAAACGTTCTGTTCGTTTTGTAAACTTCATGATAAAAACGAAACAGCTGTGTCCCAGTGTCTAACGTGCTTAGAATACCTATGTGAGATTTGTGCAAAGGAAAGGCACACGTTCACCAGCCGAACAGTGAACCACAAAGTTGTTCCTTTAAGTGAAGTCCTAGAGGGAAAATACGACAGGGAGCTACAGCTTATACAGAAAACCCACTGCACACAACATAGAGGTGAAAAACTGAAATATTACTGTGTGCCGTGTGCGTTACCCATGTGTAGAGACTGCATCGTTATTGAACACACAGGCCACGAGGTAAAGTTAATGACTGATGAAAGGAAACAAAGAGAGAGACTGATTAAGGAAAGActgttatcttttaaaaagcaCATTGAGACTTTAAATCATAACAAATCAATTTTATCTAAACGTATTACTGCATTATCAGGAAAAGaagaaatcattaaaaaacaaatagagGAAATTTGCACAGATGTTGTTCAGAAGATCTATAAAACACAAGCAGAAAAGGAAAATGAAGTCAGCAACTTTCTAAAACCCGCAAGGGACCAATTGGTAAACTCACATATGCAATGTTCAGAATTTTGCAAAGAGGTGGAAGACTGTGTTGCAATTTCGGAAAACGTTCTAGCAAATGGGAGCGATTCTGAGTTATTATCTTTATCGAATGAAATTTTAAGAAGAATGGATGAGCTAGAAATAAAGAACGatccaaaatataaccaaagcCCTGTAGTAAATATTCCCGACTTACAAATTGTTTGGAAGGAACCTTTAATTACAATTGTCGATCGAGCTTATTCATGTAAAGAGCCAACTACGAAAGAAATTAGCACTCAAACATCAATTACTAGGTCAAACCAAGGGACTCAATTTGATTCGATAGAAGATAGTTTGAAAAAGTTATCATCAACTGCCAGTGGTTGTAAACCAAAGAGTGTTACAAAGTATGAAATAAATCTGAGTGAATCCATCACTATAAGGGAGGGCAGTGATACAGTCAAACCTGAATTGTCCTGCGTTGCTTGGATTGATAGAGAAAACATAGCAGTTGTTGACAGAGGAAACGAAAAGATCAAGCTATTTGAGTTAAACAGTAAATCCATTAAGTCCATTTACATGCCAGGTGCTGTAACAATTTCTATTAGTACACTAGCTATAGCTTGTCGATTGGCAGACCTACGTATGAAGATTTTTAGATTACCGTTCACAGAAATTAAAACTGATGTTGGTGTACAATGCTTAATCACGGCTTCAGATGGTTCTTCCTTGATGTGGATGACTAAAAAGAATATATTCTGCTTTAAAGATGACACCGTGTCACAAGTCTCTATCAAGAACAAGGACTCGAACCCTAAAACTCTTGGCGCACCGAGATATGCGATTCAACTCTCTAACGGGACATATGTTGTGTCTGATAAGGGTAATGATTGTGTTTTTTTCATAAGTAATTCAGGAATAATAATTTTGGAGATAAATCATTATCCCGGCTCTATCACACACGACGATAACACTGGTCTCTTTATCTCAGATTTCGAGAAAGGAACGATATCTATTTTTGACCAAACTGGAAAGTATATGTCAAAACTCAAGATCGGTGTATGGCAAAAATCACCAAGAAGCATCTCGATTCTTGACGACAGATTACTGGTTGCCACTCAGTATAAGATACTGTTGTATAAGCTGAcaaggaaataa
- the LOC128164152 gene encoding heavy metal-binding protein HIP-like, producing the protein MENMVHPFAVVFCAFLLSDFHGYFVYGANKSKGSDNEHQQQLFNLLVSQNRRFEILESRNRELLAMVERQTKQMSHMASNILELQETVEKQRHQLDSVYKILKENTNDKRTETYTNDNTDQKKRLLVGTLAVPVAFQAYLSRAQTNPNGHQTIIFDNVELNVGNGYHHTSGIFVAPEAGIYAFSWSIRLFGNASHSAQLMVGDQEYDGVYLSVRNGDNENVSGTAVAQLERGQDVFVRTHAAFNYGDIHSDPLGRSSFCGWRVN; encoded by the exons ATGGAAAACATGGTTCACCCATTCGCAGTTGTTTTCTGTGCATTTCTTTTAAGCGATTTCCATGGATATTTTGTGTACGGGGCCAACAAAAGCAAAGGCTCTGACAATGAACACCAGCAGCAACTATTCAACCTACTGGTATCTCAAAACCGGCGATTTGAAATCCTTGAATCCAGAAATCGTGAATTACTGGCAATGGTGGAAAGGCAAACGAAACAAATGAGTCATATGGCTAGCAATATCCTAGAGTTGCAGGAAACAGTAGAGAAGCAAAGACACCAGCTTGATAGCGTTTACAAGATATTGAAGGAAAACACTAATGATAAAAGAACTGAAACGTATACCAATGACAACACTGACCAGAAAA AACGGCTATTAGTCGGAACATTGGCAGTGCCAGTCGCCTTCCAAGCCTACCTCAGCAGAGCACAAACAAATCCAAACGGACACCAAACTATCATCTTCGACAATGTGGAACTCAATGTCGGCAATGGCTACCATCATACATCCGGGATCTTCGTGGCTCCAGAGGCCGGAATCTATGCCTTCTCCTGGTCGATCCGTCTGTTTGGTAATGCTTCACATTCCGCCCAGCTGATGGTCGGGGACCAGGAGTATGACGGGGTGTACCTGTCTGTGAGGAACGGTGACAACGAGAACGTCAGTGGCACGGCGGTGGCTCAGCTGGAGAGAGGACAGGACGTGTTCGTCAGGACCCACGCGGCCTTCAACTATGGCGACATCCACAGTGACCCACTAGGTCGATCATCTTTCTGCGGGTGGAGGGTGAACTGA